One Thiocapsa sp. genomic window carries:
- a CDS encoding IS110 family transposase has translation MNTAGIDVAHKTLALAVSTEEKLGKVREFANTPSGHAALIKRLARCAGGAGVPGGDRQLSPDLALAIDAAGLALMVLNPKAAKRFAEALQTRNKSDAVDAGVLAQFARRMPFEPWRRPATEALELRACARRLEALVVDRTRAKNQLHALLQSTTTPAVVLDDVRLSIHQYTAQIDALRDWADARISADEELAQVYRLLTGIPGIAAASAIQLMGELLVLPEDMRAKQWVALAGLDPRQSTSGTSVNKPPRLSKAGNAHLRKALFMPALSAARHEPHVNSYYTHLIEARGLKKIQAICAVMRKLLHAIHAMLKHRQAFDGSRFCLLREAAA, from the coding sequence ATGAATACAGCCGGAATCGATGTGGCCCACAAGACCCTGGCGCTGGCCGTCAGCACCGAGGAGAAGCTCGGCAAGGTCCGCGAGTTTGCCAACACACCAAGCGGTCATGCCGCGCTGATTAAGCGCCTTGCAAGGTGCGCGGGTGGAGCGGGTGTGCCTGGAGGCGACCGGCAGCTATCACCTGACCTGGCGCTGGCCATCGATGCGGCCGGGTTGGCGCTCATGGTGCTCAACCCCAAGGCCGCCAAGCGCTTTGCCGAGGCCTTGCAGACGCGCAACAAGAGCGATGCGGTCGATGCCGGGGTGCTGGCGCAGTTTGCCCGGCGCATGCCGTTCGAGCCATGGCGGCGCCCGGCGACCGAGGCACTGGAGCTGCGCGCCTGCGCCCGGCGCCTGGAGGCGTTGGTGGTCGATCGCACGCGGGCGAAGAATCAACTCCACGCGCTGCTGCAAAGCACGACCACGCCGGCCGTGGTGCTGGATGACGTGCGCCTGAGCATCCACCAGTACACCGCCCAGATTGATGCCCTGCGTGACTGGGCCGATGCGCGCATCAGCGCCGACGAGGAGCTTGCGCAGGTCTACCGGCTGCTCACCGGCATCCCCGGCATCGCCGCCGCCAGCGCCATCCAGCTCATGGGTGAGCTGCTGGTGCTGCCCGAGGACATGCGTGCCAAGCAATGGGTCGCCCTGGCCGGACTGGATCCGCGCCAGAGCACCTCGGGCACCAGCGTGAACAAACCCCCGCGCCTGAGTAAGGCCGGCAACGCCCACCTGCGCAAGGCGCTGTTCATGCCCGCGCTGAGCGCCGCGCGCCATGAACCGCACGTCAACAGCTACTACACGCATCTCATCGAAGCGCGCGGCCTGAAGAAGATTCAGGCCATCTGCGCGGTCATGCGCAAATTGCTGCATGCCATCCATGCCATGCTCAAGCACCGCCAAGCGTTCGACGGCAGCCGCTTCTGCTTGCTTCGCGAGGCCGCGGCATGA